A section of the Halostella salina genome encodes:
- a CDS encoding aminopeptidase, producing the protein MDDRIRRHAEILVDHCTEITADDNVLIRAPTPAEDLVVALYERIGEVGARPSLSWSNSRAGRAYARAMDAEDFRLNDARLAAMEETDVVILIAGSTNAAETSDVAPEKSAASSRASGPILQERLDKRWVITQHPTPADAQQAEMSTEGWEQFVYDAINRDWDAQREFQANMVELLDPADEVRIVAGDDTDVTLSVDGMDAANDYAKQNLPGGEAFTSPVPDGVDGEVTFDMPVMRNGREVEGASLRFEDGEVVDHSAGKNEDVLTSILDTDDGARRVGELGIGMNRGIDEFSYNMLFDEKMGDTVHLALGKAIEECVPEDREFNESDTHVDMLVDMSEDSRIEVDGEVVQRNGTFRFEDGFESE; encoded by the coding sequence ATGGACGACAGGATCAGGCGACACGCCGAGATACTGGTCGACCACTGTACCGAGATCACCGCCGATGACAACGTCTTGATCCGCGCGCCGACGCCGGCCGAGGACCTGGTCGTCGCGCTGTACGAGCGGATCGGCGAGGTCGGTGCGCGGCCGTCGCTCTCCTGGAGCAACTCCCGCGCCGGTCGGGCGTACGCCCGGGCGATGGACGCCGAGGACTTCCGGCTCAACGACGCCCGTCTCGCGGCGATGGAGGAGACGGATGTGGTGATCCTGATAGCGGGGTCGACCAACGCGGCCGAGACGAGCGACGTGGCCCCGGAGAAGTCGGCGGCATCGAGTCGGGCGAGTGGCCCGATCCTGCAGGAACGACTCGACAAACGGTGGGTGATCACCCAGCACCCGACGCCGGCCGACGCACAGCAGGCCGAGATGAGCACCGAGGGGTGGGAGCAGTTCGTGTACGACGCCATCAACCGCGACTGGGACGCACAGCGCGAGTTCCAGGCGAACATGGTCGAACTGCTGGACCCCGCCGACGAGGTGCGGATCGTCGCCGGCGATGACACGGACGTGACCCTCTCGGTCGACGGGATGGACGCCGCCAACGACTACGCGAAACAGAACCTTCCGGGCGGCGAGGCGTTCACGTCGCCGGTGCCGGACGGCGTCGACGGCGAGGTGACGTTCGATATGCCGGTGATGCGTAACGGCCGCGAGGTCGAGGGGGCGTCCCTGCGGTTCGAGGACGGCGAGGTCGTCGACCACAGCGCCGGGAAGAACGAGGACGTGCTCACGAGCATCCTCGACACCGACGACGGTGCGCGCCGCGTCGGCGAACTCGGGATCGGCATGAACCGCGGCATCGACGAGTTCTCCTACAACATGCTGTTCGACGAGAAGATGGGCGACACGGTCCACCTCGCGCTCGGCAAGGCCATCGAGGAGTGCGTGCCCGAGGACCGCGAGTTCAACGAGAGCGACACTCACGTCGACATGCTCGTGGACATGAGCGAGGACTCGCGGATCGAGGTCGACGGCGAGGTGGTGCAGCGGAACGGGACGTTCCGGTTCGAGGACGGCTTCGAGAGCGAGTGA
- a CDS encoding DUF7563 family protein has protein sequence MPTCDHCDAHVSERFARVFADEHGRIFACPGCSANAGIAEAARQRARGS, from the coding sequence ATGCCCACGTGTGACCACTGCGACGCACACGTCTCCGAGCGGTTCGCGCGTGTGTTCGCAGACGAGCACGGGCGCATCTTCGCCTGTCCAGGCTGTTCGGCGAACGCAGGAATCGCCGAGGCCGCCCGACAGCGCGCCCGGGGCTCGTGA
- a CDS encoding ABC transporter ATP-binding protein, producing the protein MADDPAVTAADPAISLSGVRKTYRIGEPVHALDGVDLELPRGSYTAVMGPSGSGKSTLMNLVGCLDTPTDGVVGVDGTDVTALSDRERTALRGDEIGFVFQTFNLMPRLTARENVAMPLIFQGVPAAERERRAAAILERVGLGDRGDHRPNELSGGQRQRVAIARALVTEPTLVLADEPTGNLDTDTGATIMDLLDEVHAEGNTLLVVTHERHIAERAERIVHLLDGRIERVETVDDAEVAG; encoded by the coding sequence ATGGCCGACGACCCCGCCGTCACGGCAGCCGACCCCGCCATCTCCCTTTCGGGCGTGCGCAAGACGTACCGCATCGGCGAGCCGGTCCACGCGCTCGACGGCGTCGACCTGGAGCTGCCCCGCGGCTCCTACACCGCCGTCATGGGCCCGAGCGGCTCGGGCAAGAGCACGCTGATGAACCTCGTCGGCTGTCTCGACACGCCGACCGACGGCGTCGTCGGCGTCGACGGGACCGACGTGACCGCGCTCTCCGACCGCGAGCGCACCGCGCTGCGCGGCGACGAGATCGGCTTCGTGTTCCAGACGTTCAACCTCATGCCGCGGCTCACCGCCCGGGAGAACGTCGCCATGCCGCTGATCTTCCAGGGCGTCCCCGCCGCCGAGCGCGAGCGCCGGGCCGCGGCGATACTGGAGCGGGTCGGCCTCGGCGATCGGGGCGACCACCGGCCGAACGAACTCTCCGGCGGCCAGCGCCAGCGCGTCGCCATCGCCCGCGCGCTCGTCACGGAGCCGACGCTCGTGCTCGCCGACGAGCCGACCGGGAACCTCGACACGGACACCGGCGCGACGATCATGGACCTGCTGGACGAGGTCCACGCGGAAGGCAACACCCTGCTGGTCGTCACCCACGAGCGCCACATCGCCGAGCGCGCCGAGCGGATCGTCCACCTCCTCGACGGCCGCATCGAACGGGTCGAAACGGTCGACGACGCCGAGGTGGCGGGATGA
- a CDS encoding DUF1931 family protein — protein sequence MADLIVKAAVKEALDDKNVASDFYEALDEEVDELLADAAERAEANDRKTVQPRDL from the coding sequence ATGGCAGACCTCATTGTCAAAGCAGCCGTCAAGGAAGCGCTCGACGACAAGAACGTTGCCTCCGACTTCTACGAGGCCCTCGACGAGGAGGTCGACGAGCTCCTCGCCGACGCCGCCGAGCGAGCCGAGGCCAACGACCGGAAGACGGTCCAGCCGCGCGACCTGTAA
- a CDS encoding amphi-Trp domain-containing protein — protein MGELETEEQKTRAEVATYLRDLADQLDGGGDVTLDLGGSTVRLDPAEPVTFKLEGESDWSQGDTEAKQSIEFELVWWREAATAAEGRLDVRE, from the coding sequence ATGGGGGAACTCGAAACCGAAGAGCAGAAGACGCGGGCGGAGGTCGCTACCTACCTCCGTGACCTGGCCGACCAGCTCGACGGCGGTGGGGATGTGACGCTCGACCTCGGCGGAAGTACGGTCCGACTGGATCCGGCCGAGCCCGTGACGTTCAAACTCGAAGGCGAGTCAGACTGGTCACAGGGGGATACGGAGGCAAAGCAGAGCATCGAGTTCGAACTCGTCTGGTGGCGGGAAGCCGCTACCGCCGCCGAGGGACGGTTAGACGTGCGGGAGTGA
- the rpiA gene encoding ribose-5-phosphate isomerase RpiA, translating to MKQRGGSTAAKRRAGERAAEVVADGMVVGLGTGSTAAHAIRAIGEAVDAGLDVRGVPTSFQSRQLAIDAGIPLVGLDEVETVDLAIDGADQFAGGDLVKGGGAAHAREKVVDATADRFVVVADPSKAAERLDHPVPVEVLPDARSLVAERVDEFGGDPTLRAAEGKDGPVVTDNGNLVLDCAFGAIDDPGGLAGRLSAVPGVVAHGLFVGMADEILVGHGDGVDAKNP from the coding sequence ATGAAGCAACGCGGCGGGTCGACGGCGGCGAAGCGCAGGGCGGGCGAGCGGGCGGCCGAGGTGGTCGCGGACGGCATGGTCGTCGGGCTGGGCACCGGGAGCACGGCCGCACACGCGATCCGGGCCATCGGCGAGGCGGTCGACGCCGGGCTGGACGTTCGGGGCGTCCCGACCTCGTTTCAGTCGCGCCAGCTCGCCATCGACGCCGGCATCCCGCTGGTCGGGCTGGACGAGGTCGAGACGGTCGACCTCGCCATCGACGGCGCGGACCAGTTCGCCGGCGGGGATCTGGTGAAAGGCGGCGGCGCGGCTCACGCCCGCGAGAAGGTGGTCGACGCGACGGCCGACCGGTTCGTGGTCGTCGCCGACCCGTCGAAGGCGGCGGAGCGGCTCGACCACCCCGTCCCCGTGGAGGTGCTGCCGGACGCGCGCTCGCTCGTCGCCGAGCGCGTGGACGAGTTCGGCGGCGACCCGACGCTCCGGGCGGCCGAGGGGAAGGACGGCCCGGTCGTCACCGACAACGGCAACCTCGTGCTGGACTGTGCGTTCGGCGCGATCGACGACCCCGGCGGACTAGCCGGACGGCTGTCGGCGGTACCGGGCGTCGTCGCGCACGGGCTGTTCGTCGGGATGGCGGACGAGATACTCGTCGGTCACGGTGACGGCGTCGACGCAAAAAATCCCTGA
- the larB gene encoding nickel pincer cofactor biosynthesis protein LarB, with product MRDILEAVAAGDLTPAQAEAELRGYATGEAGRFDAAREQRSGVPEAVYGEGKTPDEVAELVATAVETTGRGIATRVDDAAVAAVRERVADEHLDATVDHRERSRVLIVRADDFEPPDLDATVGVVTGGTADAGPAGEAEAIAAAMGATVERVHDVGVASIVRLLDQVDDLRDLDVLVVAAGREGALPTVVAGLVDTPVIGLPVASGYGHGGDGEAALSGLLQSCTVLSTVNVDAGFVAGAQAGLVARAVDGSN from the coding sequence ATGCGCGACATACTGGAGGCCGTCGCGGCCGGCGACCTGACGCCGGCACAGGCCGAGGCCGAACTGCGGGGCTACGCGACCGGCGAGGCGGGGCGGTTCGACGCCGCCCGCGAACAGCGAAGCGGCGTGCCCGAGGCGGTGTACGGCGAGGGGAAGACGCCCGACGAGGTGGCCGAACTCGTCGCCACCGCCGTCGAGACGACGGGACGGGGGATCGCGACCCGCGTCGACGACGCCGCGGTGGCGGCGGTCCGCGAGCGGGTCGCGGACGAACATCTCGATGCGACCGTCGACCACCGCGAGCGCTCGCGGGTGCTGATCGTCCGCGCCGACGACTTCGAGCCGCCGGACCTCGATGCGACCGTGGGGGTCGTGACGGGCGGCACCGCCGACGCCGGGCCGGCAGGGGAAGCCGAAGCCATCGCCGCGGCGATGGGTGCGACCGTCGAACGGGTCCACGACGTGGGCGTCGCCAGCATCGTCCGCCTGCTCGACCAGGTCGACGACCTCCGGGACCTGGACGTGCTGGTCGTCGCGGCCGGCCGCGAGGGCGCGCTGCCGACCGTCGTCGCCGGGCTGGTCGACACCCCCGTGATCGGGCTGCCGGTCGCCAGCGGCTACGGCCACGGCGGCGACGGCGAAGCGGCGCTCTCCGGACTGCTCCAGTCCTGTACCGTCCTGTCCACGGTCAACGTCGACGCCGGCTTCGTCGCGGGGGCACAGGCCGGTCTCGTCGCCCGTGCCGTCGACGGGTCTAACTAA
- a CDS encoding MutS-related protein: MEFEAIPGVGEKTAASLAELDDAERALRAGDVAALADAPGISEGRAARIARAAIRLEHDDPGGFLATDRAREVYDEVLGLLRDRTVTDYAARRLETFYPSPTPSRIAEVRAFVADATEREPSPEVTDALAGVEPLSTPGDLRVRDRCLATSDAERYSEAREAVPELSVEVVEDARDLAELARGYATVVALDEDFAGVDVEGDVRVEPDALENPAEVVPERVLAFFATNREPLRAAAAVHRAADMNAPCDLDALSGALDRLAADGTVVGDDELDRLTTAVDDLDAAVGTAESVANDRLRESIRERDVTVEGSDLLSLVEQGAGVDSLLSRELADEYAAAVEAARDHVVDALDLDPGEAEVVRRAFPDEPTFPVERNDEAVSRLRDDLTAAKERRATRLKRELADDLADLREPAEELVRAALELDVELAVARFADDFDCTLPEVVDPDDPDAPDGFEIEGGRSPLLDVPHDEVDPVDYGVDGVALLSGVNSGGKTSTLDLVATVVVLAHMGLPVPADAARVERVEELHYHAKTQGTLDAGAFESTVREFADLATGGEGSLVLVDELESITEPGASAKIIAGILEALHENGATGVFVSHLAGEIRDAADFAVTVDGIEAEGLEDGELQVNRSPVKDHLARSTPELIVEKLAREAGDGDGPGSGAAADHDAAFYGGLLEKFESAGD, from the coding sequence ATGGAGTTCGAGGCGATCCCCGGCGTCGGCGAGAAGACCGCGGCGTCGCTCGCCGAACTGGACGACGCCGAGCGCGCCCTGCGTGCGGGCGACGTGGCTGCACTCGCCGACGCGCCGGGCATCAGCGAAGGACGGGCCGCCCGCATCGCCCGGGCGGCGATCCGGCTGGAGCACGACGACCCCGGCGGCTTTCTCGCCACCGACCGGGCGAGGGAGGTGTACGACGAGGTGCTCGGACTGCTGCGCGACCGGACGGTCACCGACTACGCGGCCCGGCGGCTGGAGACGTTCTACCCCAGCCCGACGCCCTCCCGGATCGCGGAGGTCCGGGCGTTCGTGGCCGACGCGACCGAGCGCGAGCCATCGCCCGAGGTGACCGACGCGCTCGCCGGCGTCGAGCCGCTCTCGACGCCCGGCGACCTCCGGGTCCGGGACCGGTGTCTGGCCACGAGCGACGCCGAGCGGTACAGCGAGGCCCGCGAGGCGGTCCCCGAACTGAGCGTCGAGGTCGTCGAGGACGCCCGCGACCTGGCCGAACTCGCGCGGGGCTACGCCACCGTCGTCGCGCTGGACGAGGACTTCGCCGGCGTCGACGTGGAGGGCGACGTGCGCGTCGAACCGGACGCCCTGGAGAACCCCGCGGAGGTGGTGCCCGAGCGCGTCCTCGCGTTCTTCGCCACGAACCGCGAGCCGCTGCGGGCCGCCGCCGCGGTCCACCGCGCCGCCGACATGAACGCGCCCTGCGATCTGGACGCGCTGTCGGGCGCGCTCGACCGCCTCGCCGCGGACGGCACCGTCGTCGGCGACGACGAACTCGACCGGCTGACGACCGCTGTCGACGATCTTGACGCCGCGGTCGGCACCGCCGAGAGCGTCGCCAACGACCGCCTCCGCGAGTCGATCCGCGAGCGCGACGTGACCGTCGAGGGGTCGGACCTGCTCTCGCTGGTCGAGCAGGGGGCGGGCGTCGACTCCCTGCTCTCCCGCGAACTGGCCGACGAGTACGCCGCCGCGGTCGAGGCCGCCCGCGACCACGTCGTCGACGCGCTGGACCTCGACCCGGGGGAGGCGGAGGTCGTCCGGCGGGCGTTCCCGGACGAGCCGACGTTTCCGGTCGAGCGCAACGACGAGGCCGTCTCGCGGCTCCGCGACGACCTGACCGCCGCCAAGGAGCGCCGGGCGACCCGCCTGAAGCGCGAGTTGGCCGACGACCTCGCGGACCTGCGCGAGCCGGCCGAGGAACTGGTCCGCGCGGCGCTGGAACTCGACGTGGAACTCGCCGTTGCGCGCTTCGCCGACGACTTCGACTGCACGCTCCCCGAGGTCGTCGACCCGGACGACCCCGACGCGCCCGACGGCTTCGAGATCGAGGGCGGGCGCTCGCCGCTGCTGGACGTCCCACACGACGAGGTCGACCCGGTGGACTACGGCGTCGACGGCGTCGCGCTGCTGTCGGGTGTCAACAGCGGCGGGAAGACCTCGACGCTCGACCTGGTGGCGACGGTCGTCGTCCTCGCGCACATGGGCCTGCCGGTGCCCGCAGACGCGGCGCGGGTCGAGCGCGTCGAGGAGCTACACTACCACGCCAAGACACAGGGCACCCTCGACGCCGGCGCGTTCGAGTCCACCGTCCGGGAGTTCGCGGATCTGGCCACCGGCGGCGAGGGGTCGCTCGTCCTCGTCGACGAACTGGAGAGCATCACCGAACCCGGCGCGAGCGCGAAGATCATCGCCGGCATCCTCGAAGCGCTCCACGAGAACGGCGCGACGGGCGTGTTCGTCTCCCACCTCGCGGGCGAGATCCGGGACGCCGCCGACTTCGCGGTCACCGTCGACGGCATCGAGGCCGAGGGGCTGGAGGACGGCGAACTGCAGGTGAACCGCTCGCCGGTCAAGGACCACCTCGCGCGGTCGACGCCCGAACTCATCGTCGAGAAACTCGCCCGGGAGGCCGGCGACGGCGACGGTCCGGGGAGCGGGGCGGCGGCCGACCACGACGCCGCGTTCTACGGCGGCCTGCTGGAGAAATTCGAGTCGGCGGGGGACTGA
- a CDS encoding ABC transporter permease: MRLRESLRLAWRSIRGHKLRSALTTLGVVIGVAAVITFVTLGVSLSAGILGEVGAEDASTVYVWASPPDQEGGPGQGAELVFTPRDVERLNEVDGVEAAFPWSPVPTESVAHGNETVPLRQGVYATGAAYLDPADIGEGERFTEGEREVVINPAMAERFDRNVSVGDEIGVTVPGLGRQNATVVGVLATSEGQSPFEGFGNEPRVYLPADPYYTSLSGDDAVRYYSIAVRATGVDSVDEAREGTRTYLESNASDASEFLGEDLELTLQTSEELLDQLRTVLDQLTSFVTGIAVISLIVGAIGIANIMLVSVTERTREIGIMKAVGAQNRDVLTLFLTEAVILGVMGAVGGVLLGAAGGWAVTEYADLPLTYPFEWFAVAVAVGVLVGIAAGLYPAWRAARTDPIEALRYE; encoded by the coding sequence ATGAGGCTCCGGGAGAGCCTCCGCCTCGCCTGGCGGTCGATCCGCGGCCACAAGCTCCGGTCGGCGCTGACGACGCTCGGCGTCGTCATCGGCGTCGCCGCCGTCATCACGTTCGTCACGCTCGGCGTCTCGCTCTCCGCGGGGATCCTCGGCGAGGTCGGCGCGGAGGATGCGAGCACCGTCTACGTCTGGGCCAGCCCACCGGATCAGGAGGGCGGTCCCGGCCAGGGCGCGGAACTCGTCTTTACCCCGCGGGACGTGGAGCGCCTGAACGAGGTCGACGGCGTCGAGGCCGCGTTCCCGTGGTCGCCGGTGCCCACCGAGTCGGTCGCCCACGGCAACGAGACGGTCCCGCTCAGACAGGGCGTGTACGCCACCGGCGCGGCGTATCTGGACCCGGCGGACATCGGCGAGGGCGAACGCTTCACCGAGGGCGAGCGCGAGGTCGTCATCAACCCCGCGATGGCCGAGCGGTTCGACCGCAACGTCTCGGTCGGCGACGAGATCGGCGTCACCGTGCCGGGGCTGGGCCGGCAGAACGCGACGGTCGTCGGGGTGCTCGCGACCTCCGAGGGGCAGAGCCCGTTCGAGGGCTTCGGCAACGAGCCGCGCGTCTACCTCCCCGCGGACCCGTACTACACCTCGCTGTCGGGCGACGATGCGGTCCGGTACTACTCCATCGCCGTCCGGGCCACAGGCGTCGACAGCGTCGACGAGGCCCGCGAGGGGACCCGCACCTATCTGGAGAGCAACGCCTCGGACGCCAGCGAGTTCCTCGGCGAGGACCTCGAACTCACGCTCCAGACCAGCGAGGAACTGCTCGACCAGCTCCGGACCGTGCTGGACCAGCTCACCAGCTTCGTCACCGGCATCGCCGTCATCTCGCTGATCGTCGGCGCGATCGGCATCGCCAACATCATGCTCGTCAGCGTCACCGAGCGCACCCGCGAAATCGGGATCATGAAGGCCGTCGGCGCGCAGAACCGCGACGTGCTGACGCTGTTCCTGACCGAGGCGGTCATCCTCGGCGTCATGGGCGCTGTCGGCGGCGTCCTGCTCGGCGCGGCCGGCGGCTGGGCCGTCACCGAGTACGCGGACCTGCCGCTGACCTACCCCTTCGAGTGGTTCGCGGTCGCCGTCGCCGTCGGCGTCCTCGTCGGGATCGCCGCCGGCCTCTACCCGGCGTGGCGGGCCGCGCGGACCGATCCTATCGAGGCGCTGCGGTACGAATAG
- a CDS encoding GIY-YIG nuclease family protein, producing the protein MTHHVYVVECADGTLYTGYTTDVERRVAEHDAGEGAKYTRGRTPVELVHTESFDSKSAAMSREHEIKSLSRAAKERLVE; encoded by the coding sequence GTGACACATCACGTGTACGTCGTCGAGTGCGCCGACGGCACGCTCTACACCGGCTACACGACCGACGTGGAGCGGCGCGTCGCCGAACACGACGCCGGCGAGGGCGCGAAGTACACCAGGGGCCGGACGCCGGTCGAACTCGTCCACACCGAGTCATTCGACTCGAAGTCGGCGGCGATGTCCCGGGAACACGAGATCAAGTCGCTCTCGCGGGCCGCGAAGGAGCGGCTGGTCGAGTGA
- the glmM gene encoding phosphoglucosamine mutase, giving the protein MFGTSGIRGRVGEDVTADLALSVGRAVAAEADRVVVGRDPRESGEFLADALAAGLRECGTDVVDLGRAATPTVARSVAWRDADAGVSVTASHNPAPDNGIKLWSPSGQAFDEGEREAVAERVRADDPDLSGWDATGDRRAWDGAFDRHVETLTEAVSVDDPPSVVVDVGNGMGGVTVAALSRLGCDVETLNAQEDGSFPGRPSEPTAANCRSLCALVDRTDADLGVAHDGDADRMQAVTGDGEFIAGDVLLALFGRAAAGEGDRVAAPLNTSLAVDDALADVGASLSRTRVGDVFVAEAATDPDVAFGGEESGAWIWPAETLCPDGPLAACKLVELVSERGPLADLVDAVETYPIRRDSVETAEKAAVMERVREAVLAEYDDVQTVDGVRVDLGDAWFLVRASGTQPLVRITAEARDAGRADAVFDEAAALVDDAA; this is encoded by the coding sequence ATGTTCGGGACGAGCGGCATCCGGGGACGAGTCGGCGAGGACGTGACGGCGGATCTGGCGCTGTCGGTGGGCCGCGCGGTGGCGGCGGAGGCCGACCGCGTCGTCGTCGGCCGCGACCCCCGGGAGAGCGGCGAGTTCCTCGCGGACGCGCTGGCGGCGGGGCTGCGGGAGTGTGGCACCGACGTGGTCGACCTCGGGCGCGCGGCAACGCCGACCGTCGCGCGCTCGGTCGCGTGGCGGGACGCCGACGCCGGCGTCTCGGTGACGGCGAGCCACAACCCCGCGCCGGACAACGGGATCAAGCTCTGGTCGCCGAGCGGGCAGGCGTTCGACGAGGGCGAGCGCGAGGCCGTCGCGGAGCGCGTCCGCGCGGACGACCCCGACCTGTCGGGGTGGGACGCGACCGGCGACCGGCGGGCGTGGGACGGGGCGTTCGACCGCCACGTCGAGACGCTCACAGAGGCCGTCTCCGTCGACGATCCTCCCAGCGTCGTCGTCGACGTGGGCAACGGGATGGGCGGCGTCACCGTCGCGGCGCTCTCGCGGCTGGGCTGTGACGTGGAGACGCTGAACGCACAGGAGGACGGGTCGTTCCCGGGGCGGCCCAGCGAGCCGACCGCCGCGAACTGCCGGTCGCTGTGCGCGCTGGTCGACCGGACCGACGCGGACCTCGGCGTCGCCCACGACGGCGACGCGGACCGCATGCAGGCGGTCACCGGCGACGGCGAGTTCATCGCCGGCGACGTGTTGCTCGCGCTGTTCGGCCGGGCGGCGGCCGGCGAGGGCGACCGCGTCGCCGCGCCGCTGAACACCAGCCTCGCGGTCGACGACGCGCTCGCCGACGTGGGGGCGTCGCTTTCCCGCACCCGGGTCGGCGACGTGTTCGTGGCGGAGGCGGCGACCGACCCGGACGTGGCGTTCGGCGGCGAGGAGAGCGGCGCGTGGATCTGGCCCGCCGAGACGCTCTGTCCGGACGGGCCGCTCGCCGCCTGCAAGCTCGTCGAACTCGTGAGCGAGCGCGGCCCGCTCGCCGACCTGGTCGACGCCGTCGAGACGTACCCGATCCGCCGGGACAGCGTGGAGACGGCCGAGAAGGCCGCCGTCATGGAGCGCGTCCGCGAGGCCGTCCTCGCCGAGTACGACGACGTGCAGACGGTCGACGGCGTCCGCGTCGACCTCGGGGACGCCTGGTTCCTCGTCCGCGCGAGCGGTACGCAGCCGCTGGTGCGGATCACCGCGGAGGCCCGCGACGCCGGCCGCGCGGACGCCGTGTTCGACGAGGCCGCGGCCCTCGTGGACGACGCCGCCTGA
- a CDS encoding ORC1-type DNA replication protein: protein MADDPEEGMLSWDESVFRNEHVFEIDYVPETFKHRESQVDSLKHCLRPAVRGSRPLNAMVRGPPGTGKTTAVQKLFGELSGKTGVKTTRVNCQVNATRYSVFSQLFEAMFDYEPPSSGISFKKLFGQITEKLVEEEEVLVVALDDVNYLFYESEASDTLYSLLRAHEEHSGARIGVIVVSSDPDLDVIEELDGRVQSVFRPEDIYFPVYGEREIADILAERVDRGFHDGAVAAPVLDRVAELTAESGDLRVGIDLLRRAGLNAEMRASRTVSVDDVDEAYEKSKYVHLSRSLENLSDSEAELVRVIAENEGEQAGDVYEAFHDETDLGYTRYSEIINKLDNLGLVEAEYTDVEGRGRSRSLELAYDPQAVIDRL, encoded by the coding sequence ATGGCCGACGACCCCGAGGAGGGGATGTTGTCCTGGGACGAGTCGGTGTTCCGGAACGAGCACGTCTTCGAGATCGACTACGTTCCGGAGACGTTCAAACACCGCGAGAGCCAGGTCGACAGCCTCAAACACTGCCTGCGCCCGGCGGTCAGGGGCTCCCGCCCGCTGAACGCCATGGTCCGGGGGCCGCCCGGCACCGGCAAGACGACCGCCGTCCAGAAGCTGTTCGGCGAGCTGTCGGGCAAGACTGGCGTGAAGACGACGCGCGTGAACTGCCAGGTCAACGCCACCCGCTACTCCGTGTTCTCGCAGCTGTTCGAGGCGATGTTCGACTACGAGCCGCCGTCCAGCGGCATCTCGTTCAAGAAGCTGTTCGGCCAGATCACCGAGAAGCTGGTCGAGGAGGAGGAGGTGCTCGTCGTCGCGCTGGACGACGTGAACTACCTGTTCTACGAGAGCGAGGCCTCCGACACGCTGTACTCGCTGCTGCGCGCCCACGAGGAACACAGCGGCGCGCGCATCGGCGTCATCGTCGTCTCGTCGGACCCCGACCTGGACGTGATCGAGGAGCTCGACGGGCGCGTCCAGAGCGTGTTCCGCCCGGAGGACATCTACTTCCCCGTCTACGGCGAGCGCGAGATAGCGGACATCCTCGCCGAGCGCGTCGACCGCGGGTTCCACGACGGGGCCGTGGCCGCGCCGGTGCTCGACCGCGTCGCCGAACTCACCGCCGAGAGCGGCGACCTGCGCGTCGGGATCGACCTGCTCCGGCGGGCGGGGCTGAACGCCGAGATGCGCGCCAGCCGGACGGTTTCGGTCGACGACGTCGACGAGGCCTACGAGAAGTCGAAGTACGTCCACCTCTCGCGGAGCCTGGAGAACCTGAGCGACAGCGAGGCCGAACTCGTCCGCGTCATCGCCGAAAACGAGGGCGAGCAGGCCGGCGACGTGTACGAGGCGTTCCACGACGAGACGGATCTGGGCTACACCCGCTACTCGGAGATCATCAACAAGCTCGACAACCTCGGGCTGGTCGAGGCCGAGTACACCGACGTGGAGGGACGCGGCCGCTCGCGCTCGCTCGAACTGGCGTACGACCCGCAGGCCGTGATCGACCGGCTCTAG
- a CDS encoding DUF1059 domain-containing protein gives MPYSYDCPARDCEYSAQDNEMGVVVENAQQHRQDKHGESATREDVEERIVGP, from the coding sequence GTGCCGTACAGCTACGACTGCCCCGCCCGCGACTGCGAGTACAGCGCGCAGGACAACGAGATGGGCGTCGTCGTGGAGAACGCTCAGCAACACCGGCAGGACAAGCACGGCGAGTCGGCGACGCGGGAGGACGTGGAGGAACGCATCGTCGGGCCGTAG